The region TGTTTTTGTAGATGGTGAAATGTTTTCGTGGTATGGTACTCGTCTTTTTAAAGCATTTCAATATTTTAAAACGCTCCAAAATCGTATTAGCGATTAAAGGGAAATAGGGCAGAACATAAAGATTTTTAAAAAAGACAAGATACAATATGGGTGTAGCAGAATTATTACTTAAAAGAAAGCAGGAATTAGCCGAAAAAAACAAACGTGAAGGTAATTTATATCAAGAAAATTTTAAAAACGAAAATAACGTTACGCTTTTACCAAGCGGTGTAATGTTTAAAATATTACAGCAAGGTACTGGTAATTTAGCATTGATAAGTGATACAGTACGCTGCCATTACCACGGTACAAATGTGTACGGCGAAGTTTTTGATAGTTCGGTTAACAGAGGTAAACCAGCAGAATTCCAAATTAGTAAACTTATAAAAGGTTGGCAAGAAGTAATGCCTTTGTTGCAAATAGGTACAAAAGCACAAATTGTTATACCTTCAGATAGTGCTTACGGAGATCAGCAAATTTCAAAAGAAATTGGTCCATTTAGTACTTTAATTTTTGAAGTTGAATTATTAGAAATTCTTTAATATAACAAAAAACGCGATGAATTAATCATCGCGTTTTTTTGTTATATAGAAAATAAATTATCCTAAAACTTCTTTTACTTTTTTACCAATTTCAGCTGGTGAATCTACAACGTGGATACCACATTCTCTCATGATGCGTTTTTTAGCTTCTGCTGTATCATCAGCACCACCAACAATTGCACCTGCGTGACCCATTGTACGACCTTTAGGAGCAGTTTCACCTGCAATGAATCCAATAACTGGTTTTTTATTACCGTTTTCTTTGATCCAACGTGCAGCATCTGCCTCTAATTGACCACCAATTTCACCAATCATAATGATAGCTTCAGTTTCTGGATCGTTCATTAACAATTCAACAGCTTCTTTAGTAGTTGTACCAATAATTGGATCACCACCAATACCAATAGCAGTTGTTATACCTAAGCCTTGTTTTACAACTTGGTCTGCGGCTTCATAAGTTAATGTACCCGATTTAGAAACGATACCAACTGAACCTTTTTTGAAAACAAAACCTGGCATAATACCAACTTTTGCTTCACCTGGAGTAATAACACCAGGACAGTTAGGACCAACTAAACGACAATTTTCTCTTGTTTTTACATAGTTGTAAGCAGTA is a window of Myroides sp. JBRI-B21084 DNA encoding:
- a CDS encoding FKBP-type peptidyl-prolyl cis-trans isomerase, producing the protein MGVAELLLKRKQELAEKNKREGNLYQENFKNENNVTLLPSGVMFKILQQGTGNLALISDTVRCHYHGTNVYGEVFDSSVNRGKPAEFQISKLIKGWQEVMPLLQIGTKAQIVIPSDSAYGDQQISKEIGPFSTLIFEVELLEIL
- the sucD gene encoding succinate--CoA ligase subunit alpha; amino-acid sequence: MSVLVNKDSKIIVQGFTGSEGTFHASQMIEYGTNVVGGVTPGKGGTMHLDRPVFNTVKDAVEKAGADTSIIFVPPAFAADAIMEAAEAGIKVIICITEGIPVADMVTAYNYVKTRENCRLVGPNCPGVITPGEAKVGIMPGFVFKKGSVGIVSKSGTLTYEAADQVVKQGLGITTAIGIGGDPIIGTTTKEAVELLMNDPETEAIIMIGEIGGQLEADAARWIKENGNKKPVIGFIAGETAPKGRTMGHAGAIVGGADDTAEAKKRIMRECGIHVVDSPAEIGKKVKEVLG